The proteins below come from a single Stomoxys calcitrans chromosome 1, idStoCalc2.1, whole genome shotgun sequence genomic window:
- the LOC131996340 gene encoding uncharacterized protein LOC131996340 → MQIPACEPYSPAAPPSSEPMDPHLHWQHQHRNQPPPHWHYHRRHQLRLPDGNSPPAITFPLPTATPGEPSFRRFPSSPPLPLEESTDSFLIIPPARATDESVLMPPSEVPLPPTLPFFPLVILTTANPPIHSSSV, encoded by the coding sequence ATGCAAATACCCGCCTGCGAGCCCTACTCTCCCGCTGCTCCACCTTCCTCGGAGCCGATGGACCCCCACCTTCACTGGCAACACCAGCACCGCAATCAACCACCGCCGCACTGGCACTACCACCGGCGCCATCAACTCCGactcccagatggcaattcaCCACCTGCCATCACCTTCCCCTTGCCAACCGCCACACCAGGCGAACCCAGTTTCAGGCGCTTCCCATCCTCGCCTCCACTGCCACTGGAGGAGTCCACCGACTCCTTCCTCATCATTCCTCCAGCACGAGCCACCGACGAATCGGTGCTAATGCCACCATCCGAGGTCCCTCTACCTCCTACACTCCCCTTCTTCCCCTTGGTCATCTTAACCACTGCAAATCCTCCTATCCACAGCTCCTCCGTCTAA